The Brachyhypopomus gauderio isolate BG-103 chromosome 17, BGAUD_0.2, whole genome shotgun sequence genome includes a window with the following:
- the dcdc2c gene encoding doublecortin domain-containing protein 2C isoform X4 gives MSESPDRSLGQLPAAKTVIMYRNGDAFFPGKKFVINQRQTWTFDSFLSMVTRGIQAPFGAVRTIYTPREGHRVLDLGELIHGERYVAAGGERLKKIDYCHITTKRPQRKKNKQIRPVVHSKIIVPARWRETINEPCTINVFSNGDILVPAVRILLPKYTLTSWEGVLAMVTEKVRLRAGAVHRLCRLDGTPLRGAAELHNNQYYVAVGAEKFRPLPYFHWVPNKGVFLDINDAISHDILPPLTKSKHPRDVLTHQPEDNGTSHFYARPDGGKQPKRAPKVPHLFTGQEDSVFRAKEKRKELVGASEVREDNSVKVELPVDQMEAKVVEEEQSEYKYPQPEIGSQSPNRPFLRGYNEDWTTTYKTVNGSATEEAGRNSPFTTSRGNAAKPGLEPECKDTEGEEMSSKLHGIRSRMSKFFKE, from the exons ATGTCTGAAAGTCCAGACCGGTCTCTGGGTCAGCTTCCAGCAGCGAAAACAGTCATTATGTACAGGAACGGGGATGCTTTTTTTCCTGGAAAAAAGTTTGTCATCAACCAACGGCAGACGTGGACTTTTGACAGTTTTCTCAGCATGGTTACTAGGGGTATTCAGGCTCCGTTTGGAGCAGTGCGAACCATTTACACCCCTAGAGAGGGCCACAGGGTTCTGGATTTGGGAGAGCTGATACATGGGGAGAGATATGTTGCAGCCGGAGGTGAACGGTTGAAAAAAATCGA cTACTGTCATATAACAACAAAGAGAccacaaagaaagaaaaataaacag ATTCGACCCGTGGTTCACAGCAAAATAATTGTCCCGGCACGCTGGAGGGAAACCATTAATGAGCCATGCACCATCAA TGTTTTTAGCAACGGGGACATCTTGGTCCCTGCAGTTCGGATACTGCTGCccaaatacacactcaccagCTGGGAGGGCGTGCTGGCCATGGTCACCGAGAAGGTGCGTCTTCGCGCTGGAGCCGTGCACAG GTTGTGCAGGCTGGACGGGACTCCGTTGCGTGGGGCAGCCGAACTCCACAACAACCAGTATTACGTCGCTGTGGGGGCGGAGAAATTTCGCCCTTTGCCTTATTTTCACTGGGTCCCCAACAAAGGAGTATTCCTAGACATCAACGATGC cATCAGCCATGATATTCTTCCCCCCTTAACAAAAAGCAAGCACCCAAGAGACGTG CTCACCCATCAACCAGAAGACAATGGCACCTCCCACTTCTACGCCAGGCCAGACGGAGGCAAACAGCCGAAGCGTGCCCCGAAGGTCCCGCACCTTTTTACTGGGCAGG AGGACAGTGTGTTCCGAGCCAAAGAGAAGAGGAAGGAACTGGTGGGAGCATCTGAAGTCCGAGAAGATAACAGCGTGAAGGTGGAACTGCCTGTAGATCAG ATGGAAGCCAAGGTGGTTGAAGAGGAACAAAGTGAATACAAATATCCCCAACCTGAGATTGGGAGTCAGAGTCCTAACAGGCCATTCCTCAGAGGTTATAATGAGGACTGGACCACAACCTATAAG ACAGTAAATGGTTCAGCTACAGAAGAGGCAGGGAGAAACTCTCCCTTCACCACGTCCAGGGGAAACGCCGCCAAACCTGGCCTGGAACCAGAGTGTAAG
- the dcdc2c gene encoding doublecortin domain-containing protein 2C isoform X3: MSESPDRSLGQLPAAKTVIMYRNGDAFFPGKKFVINQRQTWTFDSFLSMVTRGIQAPFGAVRTIYTPREGHRVLDLGELIHGERYVAAGGERLKKIDYCHITTKRPQRKKNKQIRPVVHSKIIVPARWRETINEPCTINVFSNGDILVPAVRILLPKYTLTSWEGVLAMVTEKVRLRAGAVHRLCRLDGTPLRGAAELHNNQYYVAVGAEKFRPLPYFHWVPNKGVFLDINDAISHDILPPLTKSKHPRDVLTHQPEDNGTSHFYARPDGGKQPKRAPKVPHLFTGQEDSVFRAKEKRKELVGASEVREDNSVKVELPVDQMEAKVVEEEQSEYKYPQPEIGSQSPNRPFLRGYNEDWTTTYKTVNGSATEEAGRNSPFTTSRGNAAKPGLEPECKQDTEGEEMSSKLHGIRSRMSKFFKE; this comes from the exons ATGTCTGAAAGTCCAGACCGGTCTCTGGGTCAGCTTCCAGCAGCGAAAACAGTCATTATGTACAGGAACGGGGATGCTTTTTTTCCTGGAAAAAAGTTTGTCATCAACCAACGGCAGACGTGGACTTTTGACAGTTTTCTCAGCATGGTTACTAGGGGTATTCAGGCTCCGTTTGGAGCAGTGCGAACCATTTACACCCCTAGAGAGGGCCACAGGGTTCTGGATTTGGGAGAGCTGATACATGGGGAGAGATATGTTGCAGCCGGAGGTGAACGGTTGAAAAAAATCGA cTACTGTCATATAACAACAAAGAGAccacaaagaaagaaaaataaacag ATTCGACCCGTGGTTCACAGCAAAATAATTGTCCCGGCACGCTGGAGGGAAACCATTAATGAGCCATGCACCATCAA TGTTTTTAGCAACGGGGACATCTTGGTCCCTGCAGTTCGGATACTGCTGCccaaatacacactcaccagCTGGGAGGGCGTGCTGGCCATGGTCACCGAGAAGGTGCGTCTTCGCGCTGGAGCCGTGCACAG GTTGTGCAGGCTGGACGGGACTCCGTTGCGTGGGGCAGCCGAACTCCACAACAACCAGTATTACGTCGCTGTGGGGGCGGAGAAATTTCGCCCTTTGCCTTATTTTCACTGGGTCCCCAACAAAGGAGTATTCCTAGACATCAACGATGC cATCAGCCATGATATTCTTCCCCCCTTAACAAAAAGCAAGCACCCAAGAGACGTG CTCACCCATCAACCAGAAGACAATGGCACCTCCCACTTCTACGCCAGGCCAGACGGAGGCAAACAGCCGAAGCGTGCCCCGAAGGTCCCGCACCTTTTTACTGGGCAGG AGGACAGTGTGTTCCGAGCCAAAGAGAAGAGGAAGGAACTGGTGGGAGCATCTGAAGTCCGAGAAGATAACAGCGTGAAGGTGGAACTGCCTGTAGATCAG ATGGAAGCCAAGGTGGTTGAAGAGGAACAAAGTGAATACAAATATCCCCAACCTGAGATTGGGAGTCAGAGTCCTAACAGGCCATTCCTCAGAGGTTATAATGAGGACTGGACCACAACCTATAAG ACAGTAAATGGTTCAGCTACAGAAGAGGCAGGGAGAAACTCTCCCTTCACCACGTCCAGGGGAAACGCCGCCAAACCTGGCCTGGAACCAGAGTGTAAG
- the dcdc2c gene encoding doublecortin domain-containing protein 2C isoform X1, whose translation MSESPDRSLGQLPAAKTVIMYRNGDAFFPGKKFVINQRQTWTFDSFLSMVTRGIQAPFGAVRTIYTPREGHRVLDLGELIHGERYVAAGGERLKKIDYCHITTKRPQRKKNKQIRPVVHSKIIVPARWRETINEPCTINVFSNGDILVPAVRILLPKYTLTSWEGVLAMVTEKVRLRAGAVHRLCRLDGTPLRGAAELHNNQYYVAVGAEKFRPLPYFHWVPNKGVFLDINDAISHDILPPLTKSKHPRDVLTHQPEDNGTSHFYARPDGGKQPKRAPKVPHLFTGQEDSVFRAKEKRKELVGASEVREDNSVKVELPVDQMEAKVVEEEQSEYKYPQPEIGSQSPNRPFLRGYNEDWTTTYKTVNGSATEEAGRNSPFTTSRGNAAKPGLEPECKQDTEGEEMSSKLHGIRSRMSKFFKDKSKMSSE comes from the exons ATGTCTGAAAGTCCAGACCGGTCTCTGGGTCAGCTTCCAGCAGCGAAAACAGTCATTATGTACAGGAACGGGGATGCTTTTTTTCCTGGAAAAAAGTTTGTCATCAACCAACGGCAGACGTGGACTTTTGACAGTTTTCTCAGCATGGTTACTAGGGGTATTCAGGCTCCGTTTGGAGCAGTGCGAACCATTTACACCCCTAGAGAGGGCCACAGGGTTCTGGATTTGGGAGAGCTGATACATGGGGAGAGATATGTTGCAGCCGGAGGTGAACGGTTGAAAAAAATCGA cTACTGTCATATAACAACAAAGAGAccacaaagaaagaaaaataaacag ATTCGACCCGTGGTTCACAGCAAAATAATTGTCCCGGCACGCTGGAGGGAAACCATTAATGAGCCATGCACCATCAA TGTTTTTAGCAACGGGGACATCTTGGTCCCTGCAGTTCGGATACTGCTGCccaaatacacactcaccagCTGGGAGGGCGTGCTGGCCATGGTCACCGAGAAGGTGCGTCTTCGCGCTGGAGCCGTGCACAG GTTGTGCAGGCTGGACGGGACTCCGTTGCGTGGGGCAGCCGAACTCCACAACAACCAGTATTACGTCGCTGTGGGGGCGGAGAAATTTCGCCCTTTGCCTTATTTTCACTGGGTCCCCAACAAAGGAGTATTCCTAGACATCAACGATGC cATCAGCCATGATATTCTTCCCCCCTTAACAAAAAGCAAGCACCCAAGAGACGTG CTCACCCATCAACCAGAAGACAATGGCACCTCCCACTTCTACGCCAGGCCAGACGGAGGCAAACAGCCGAAGCGTGCCCCGAAGGTCCCGCACCTTTTTACTGGGCAGG AGGACAGTGTGTTCCGAGCCAAAGAGAAGAGGAAGGAACTGGTGGGAGCATCTGAAGTCCGAGAAGATAACAGCGTGAAGGTGGAACTGCCTGTAGATCAG ATGGAAGCCAAGGTGGTTGAAGAGGAACAAAGTGAATACAAATATCCCCAACCTGAGATTGGGAGTCAGAGTCCTAACAGGCCATTCCTCAGAGGTTATAATGAGGACTGGACCACAACCTATAAG ACAGTAAATGGTTCAGCTACAGAAGAGGCAGGGAGAAACTCTCCCTTCACCACGTCCAGGGGAAACGCCGCCAAACCTGGCCTGGAACCAGAGTGTAAG
- the dcdc2c gene encoding doublecortin domain-containing protein 2C isoform X2 produces MSESPDRSLGQLPAAKTVIMYRNGDAFFPGKKFVINQRQTWTFDSFLSMVTRGIQAPFGAVRTIYTPREGHRVLDLGELIHGERYVAAGGERLKKIDYCHITTKRPQRKKNKQIRPVVHSKIIVPARWRETINEPCTINVFSNGDILVPAVRILLPKYTLTSWEGVLAMVTEKVRLRAGAVHRLCRLDGTPLRGAAELHNNQYYVAVGAEKFRPLPYFHWVPNKGVFLDINDAISHDILPPLTKSKHPRDVLTHQPEDNGTSHFYARPDGGKQPKRAPKVPHLFTGQEDSVFRAKEKRKELVGASEVREDNSVKVELPVDQMEAKVVEEEQSEYKYPQPEIGSQSPNRPFLRGYNEDWTTTYKTVNGSATEEAGRNSPFTTSRGNAAKPGLEPECKDTEGEEMSSKLHGIRSRMSKFFKDKSKMSSE; encoded by the exons ATGTCTGAAAGTCCAGACCGGTCTCTGGGTCAGCTTCCAGCAGCGAAAACAGTCATTATGTACAGGAACGGGGATGCTTTTTTTCCTGGAAAAAAGTTTGTCATCAACCAACGGCAGACGTGGACTTTTGACAGTTTTCTCAGCATGGTTACTAGGGGTATTCAGGCTCCGTTTGGAGCAGTGCGAACCATTTACACCCCTAGAGAGGGCCACAGGGTTCTGGATTTGGGAGAGCTGATACATGGGGAGAGATATGTTGCAGCCGGAGGTGAACGGTTGAAAAAAATCGA cTACTGTCATATAACAACAAAGAGAccacaaagaaagaaaaataaacag ATTCGACCCGTGGTTCACAGCAAAATAATTGTCCCGGCACGCTGGAGGGAAACCATTAATGAGCCATGCACCATCAA TGTTTTTAGCAACGGGGACATCTTGGTCCCTGCAGTTCGGATACTGCTGCccaaatacacactcaccagCTGGGAGGGCGTGCTGGCCATGGTCACCGAGAAGGTGCGTCTTCGCGCTGGAGCCGTGCACAG GTTGTGCAGGCTGGACGGGACTCCGTTGCGTGGGGCAGCCGAACTCCACAACAACCAGTATTACGTCGCTGTGGGGGCGGAGAAATTTCGCCCTTTGCCTTATTTTCACTGGGTCCCCAACAAAGGAGTATTCCTAGACATCAACGATGC cATCAGCCATGATATTCTTCCCCCCTTAACAAAAAGCAAGCACCCAAGAGACGTG CTCACCCATCAACCAGAAGACAATGGCACCTCCCACTTCTACGCCAGGCCAGACGGAGGCAAACAGCCGAAGCGTGCCCCGAAGGTCCCGCACCTTTTTACTGGGCAGG AGGACAGTGTGTTCCGAGCCAAAGAGAAGAGGAAGGAACTGGTGGGAGCATCTGAAGTCCGAGAAGATAACAGCGTGAAGGTGGAACTGCCTGTAGATCAG ATGGAAGCCAAGGTGGTTGAAGAGGAACAAAGTGAATACAAATATCCCCAACCTGAGATTGGGAGTCAGAGTCCTAACAGGCCATTCCTCAGAGGTTATAATGAGGACTGGACCACAACCTATAAG ACAGTAAATGGTTCAGCTACAGAAGAGGCAGGGAGAAACTCTCCCTTCACCACGTCCAGGGGAAACGCCGCCAAACCTGGCCTGGAACCAGAGTGTAAG
- the dcdc2c gene encoding doublecortin domain-containing protein 2 isoform X5 produces the protein MSESPDRSLGQLPAAKTVIMYRNGDAFFPGKKFVINQRQTWTFDSFLSMVTRGIQAPFGAVRTIYTPREGHRVLDLGELIHGERYVAAGGERLKKIDYCHITTKRPQRKKNKQIRPVVHSKIIVPARWRETINEPCTINVFSNGDILVPAVRILLPKYTLTSWEGVLAMVTEKVRLRAGAVHRLCRLDGTPLRGAAELHNNQYYVAVGAEKFRPLPYFHWVPNKGVFLDINDAISHDILPPLTKSKHPRDVLTHQPEDNGTSHFYARPDGGKQPKRAPKVPHLFTGQEDSVFRAKEKRKELVGASEVREDNSVKVELPVDQMEAKVVEEEQSEYKYPQPEIGSQSPNRPFLRGYNEDWTTTYKVIGFRQ, from the exons ATGTCTGAAAGTCCAGACCGGTCTCTGGGTCAGCTTCCAGCAGCGAAAACAGTCATTATGTACAGGAACGGGGATGCTTTTTTTCCTGGAAAAAAGTTTGTCATCAACCAACGGCAGACGTGGACTTTTGACAGTTTTCTCAGCATGGTTACTAGGGGTATTCAGGCTCCGTTTGGAGCAGTGCGAACCATTTACACCCCTAGAGAGGGCCACAGGGTTCTGGATTTGGGAGAGCTGATACATGGGGAGAGATATGTTGCAGCCGGAGGTGAACGGTTGAAAAAAATCGA cTACTGTCATATAACAACAAAGAGAccacaaagaaagaaaaataaacag ATTCGACCCGTGGTTCACAGCAAAATAATTGTCCCGGCACGCTGGAGGGAAACCATTAATGAGCCATGCACCATCAA TGTTTTTAGCAACGGGGACATCTTGGTCCCTGCAGTTCGGATACTGCTGCccaaatacacactcaccagCTGGGAGGGCGTGCTGGCCATGGTCACCGAGAAGGTGCGTCTTCGCGCTGGAGCCGTGCACAG GTTGTGCAGGCTGGACGGGACTCCGTTGCGTGGGGCAGCCGAACTCCACAACAACCAGTATTACGTCGCTGTGGGGGCGGAGAAATTTCGCCCTTTGCCTTATTTTCACTGGGTCCCCAACAAAGGAGTATTCCTAGACATCAACGATGC cATCAGCCATGATATTCTTCCCCCCTTAACAAAAAGCAAGCACCCAAGAGACGTG CTCACCCATCAACCAGAAGACAATGGCACCTCCCACTTCTACGCCAGGCCAGACGGAGGCAAACAGCCGAAGCGTGCCCCGAAGGTCCCGCACCTTTTTACTGGGCAGG AGGACAGTGTGTTCCGAGCCAAAGAGAAGAGGAAGGAACTGGTGGGAGCATCTGAAGTCCGAGAAGATAACAGCGTGAAGGTGGAACTGCCTGTAGATCAG ATGGAAGCCAAGGTGGTTGAAGAGGAACAAAGTGAATACAAATATCCCCAACCTGAGATTGGGAGTCAGAGTCCTAACAGGCCATTCCTCAGAGGTTATAATGAGGACTGGACCACAACCTATAAGGTCATAGGCTTTAG ACAGTAA
- the colec11 gene encoding collectin-11 isoform X3, which produces MAGEGLTSCLLVTVLGLILARLAYGQHMGEEPCSVQILVPGLKGEAGEKGEKGASGRPGRVGPPGETGPSGIKGEKGIMGRYGKIGPTGLKGLKGDLGDPGPKGSDGEPGLPCECAPLRKMIGEMDNHVAQLTNELKFIKNALPSPAAVAGVKETESKVYLLVKEERRYRDAELSCQRKGGHLAMPRDAAANRAIAGYVADAGLSRVYIGINDLDREGHFVYVERSRMSTFSRWREGEPNDAHDDEDCVELLSSGEWVDVACSLTMYFVCEFDKDRI; this is translated from the exons ATGGCGGGAGAGGGCTTGACATCATGCCTGCTAGTCACTGTGCTGGGTTTGATCCTGGCCAGGTTGGCTTACGGTCAGCATATGGGTGAGGAGCCCTGCTCAGTCCAAATCCTTGTCCCTGGACTTAAAG GGGAAGcgggagagaaaggagagaaaggagCATCTGGAAGGCCAGGCAGAGTGGGCCCCCCTGGAGAGACAG GTCCTTCAGGAATTAAAGGAGAGAAAGGTATCATGGGACGTTATGGGAAAATCGGTCCCACTGGCTTAAAAG GTTTAAAAGGTGATTTGGGAGATCCAGGACCAAAAGGCTCAGATGGAGAGCCAG GCCTTCCCTGCGAGTGTGCACCCTTACGGAAGATGATTGGTGAAATGGATAATCATGTGGCACAATTAACCAATGAACTGAAGTTCATTAAAAATG CACTGCCCTCCCCTGCAGCTGTCGCTGGCGTCAAAGAGACCGAAAGCAAAGTCTATCTGCtcgtgaaggaggagaggagatacCGAGACGCCGAGCTCTCGTGCCAGCGCAAGGGCGGCCACCTGGCCATGCCCAGAGACGCCGCTGCCAACCGGGCGATCGCAGGGTACGTCGCGGACGCGGGCCTCAGCAGGGTCTACATCGGCATTAACGACCTGGACCGCGAAGGCCACTTCGTGTACGTGGAGCGCTCGCGCATGAGCACGTTCAGCAGGTGGCGGGAGGGCGAGCCCAACGACGCCCACGACGACGAGGACTGCGTGGAGCTGCTGTCTTCGGGGGAGTGGGTCGACGTGGCCTGCTCCCTCACCATGTACTTCGTGTGCGAGTTCGACAAAGACCGAATCTGA
- the colec11 gene encoding collectin-11 isoform X2, which produces MLLSRREGEQRLKPSYQCLCPRAPVLSLRPCESRRALRRARASEFLPGSVGPQSQPSSGHTSVGLDQSARELYNSSGVSSMAGEGLTSCLLVTVLGLILARLAYGQHMGEEPCSVQILVPGLKGEAGEKGEKGASGRPGRVGPPGETGPSGIKGEKGIMGRYGKIGPTGLKGLKGDLGDPGPKGSDGEPGLPCECAPLRKMIGEMDNHVAQLTNELKFIKNAVAGVKETESKVYLLVKEERRYRDAELSCQRKGGHLAMPRDAAANRAIAGYVADAGLSRVYIGINDLDREGHFVYVERSRMSTFSRWREGEPNDAHDDEDCVELLSSGEWVDVACSLTMYFVCEFDKDRI; this is translated from the exons ATGCTCTTAtcaaggagggagggagagcagaGACTCAAACCCTCTTATCAGTGTTTATGTCCACGCGCGCCTGTGCTCTCGCTGCGGCCGTGCGAGTCGAGGCGCGCGCTACGCCGCGCGCGGGCGAGCGAGTTCCTCCCAGGCTCAGTCGGGCCCCAGTCACAACCTTCAAGCGGCCACACGTCCGTTGGGCTTGATCAATCTGCACGCG AGTTGTACAATTCCAGTGGTGTTTCCAGTATGGCGGGAGAGGGCTTGACATCATGCCTGCTAGTCACTGTGCTGGGTTTGATCCTGGCCAGGTTGGCTTACGGTCAGCATATGGGTGAGGAGCCCTGCTCAGTCCAAATCCTTGTCCCTGGACTTAAAG GGGAAGcgggagagaaaggagagaaaggagCATCTGGAAGGCCAGGCAGAGTGGGCCCCCCTGGAGAGACAG GTCCTTCAGGAATTAAAGGAGAGAAAGGTATCATGGGACGTTATGGGAAAATCGGTCCCACTGGCTTAAAAG GTTTAAAAGGTGATTTGGGAGATCCAGGACCAAAAGGCTCAGATGGAGAGCCAG GCCTTCCCTGCGAGTGTGCACCCTTACGGAAGATGATTGGTGAAATGGATAATCATGTGGCACAATTAACCAATGAACTGAAGTTCATTAAAAATG CTGTCGCTGGCGTCAAAGAGACCGAAAGCAAAGTCTATCTGCtcgtgaaggaggagaggagatacCGAGACGCCGAGCTCTCGTGCCAGCGCAAGGGCGGCCACCTGGCCATGCCCAGAGACGCCGCTGCCAACCGGGCGATCGCAGGGTACGTCGCGGACGCGGGCCTCAGCAGGGTCTACATCGGCATTAACGACCTGGACCGCGAAGGCCACTTCGTGTACGTGGAGCGCTCGCGCATGAGCACGTTCAGCAGGTGGCGGGAGGGCGAGCCCAACGACGCCCACGACGACGAGGACTGCGTGGAGCTGCTGTCTTCGGGGGAGTGGGTCGACGTGGCCTGCTCCCTCACCATGTACTTCGTGTGCGAGTTCGACAAAGACCGAATCTGA
- the colec11 gene encoding collectin-11 isoform X1: protein MLLSRREGEQRLKPSYQCLCPRAPVLSLRPCESRRALRRARASEFLPGSVGPQSQPSSGHTSVGLDQSARELYNSSGVSSMAGEGLTSCLLVTVLGLILARLAYGQHMGEEPCSVQILVPGLKGEAGEKGEKGASGRPGRVGPPGETGPSGIKGEKGIMGRYGKIGPTGLKGLKGDLGDPGPKGSDGEPGLPCECAPLRKMIGEMDNHVAQLTNELKFIKNALPSPAAVAGVKETESKVYLLVKEERRYRDAELSCQRKGGHLAMPRDAAANRAIAGYVADAGLSRVYIGINDLDREGHFVYVERSRMSTFSRWREGEPNDAHDDEDCVELLSSGEWVDVACSLTMYFVCEFDKDRI, encoded by the exons ATGCTCTTAtcaaggagggagggagagcagaGACTCAAACCCTCTTATCAGTGTTTATGTCCACGCGCGCCTGTGCTCTCGCTGCGGCCGTGCGAGTCGAGGCGCGCGCTACGCCGCGCGCGGGCGAGCGAGTTCCTCCCAGGCTCAGTCGGGCCCCAGTCACAACCTTCAAGCGGCCACACGTCCGTTGGGCTTGATCAATCTGCACGCG AGTTGTACAATTCCAGTGGTGTTTCCAGTATGGCGGGAGAGGGCTTGACATCATGCCTGCTAGTCACTGTGCTGGGTTTGATCCTGGCCAGGTTGGCTTACGGTCAGCATATGGGTGAGGAGCCCTGCTCAGTCCAAATCCTTGTCCCTGGACTTAAAG GGGAAGcgggagagaaaggagagaaaggagCATCTGGAAGGCCAGGCAGAGTGGGCCCCCCTGGAGAGACAG GTCCTTCAGGAATTAAAGGAGAGAAAGGTATCATGGGACGTTATGGGAAAATCGGTCCCACTGGCTTAAAAG GTTTAAAAGGTGATTTGGGAGATCCAGGACCAAAAGGCTCAGATGGAGAGCCAG GCCTTCCCTGCGAGTGTGCACCCTTACGGAAGATGATTGGTGAAATGGATAATCATGTGGCACAATTAACCAATGAACTGAAGTTCATTAAAAATG CACTGCCCTCCCCTGCAGCTGTCGCTGGCGTCAAAGAGACCGAAAGCAAAGTCTATCTGCtcgtgaaggaggagaggagatacCGAGACGCCGAGCTCTCGTGCCAGCGCAAGGGCGGCCACCTGGCCATGCCCAGAGACGCCGCTGCCAACCGGGCGATCGCAGGGTACGTCGCGGACGCGGGCCTCAGCAGGGTCTACATCGGCATTAACGACCTGGACCGCGAAGGCCACTTCGTGTACGTGGAGCGCTCGCGCATGAGCACGTTCAGCAGGTGGCGGGAGGGCGAGCCCAACGACGCCCACGACGACGAGGACTGCGTGGAGCTGCTGTCTTCGGGGGAGTGGGTCGACGTGGCCTGCTCCCTCACCATGTACTTCGTGTGCGAGTTCGACAAAGACCGAATCTGA